A window of Acinonyx jubatus isolate Ajub_Pintada_27869175 chromosome B2, VMU_Ajub_asm_v1.0, whole genome shotgun sequence genomic DNA:
AAAGTGATTACAGGGAGAGTAAGCTGGAGGGAATATCAGAAAGTATTTCAGACACGGAAAACTTGAGACGGCCAGTAAACATTCAAATGGAGATGTTAAATAAGTAGTTAAATAAACTGGCTTGAAATCCGGGATTAAGTCTAGGTTATGAATTAGGGAATCATCAGCACATAGTATTTATAGAGTCATAAGGCTGAATGAATCACCTAAGGAATGGTacagacagaaaagagaaggggcCCAAGGATTAAGCTTTGAGGCATTGATCCCACTTCTTTGAGAAGTGGAAGGATGAAGAGAGGAGAGATGAGGGAAGGAGGACgagcaaagaataaaaaggaaggtgGAAATTTTATAGTACCCTAGAagtcaaatgaataaaatgtttcacTGTGAAGAGGGTGCTTCACTGGTAAATGTGGCTGTACGCACATCAAGGAAGATGAGGGCTGAAAGGAGACAGATAGGTTTTGTAACAATGCTGTCACTCATGACCTTAACAAGAGCTGACTATAGTGGAAAAAATCCTGACTAGAGTAGATtccaaagagaatgagaaaaactGGGAGATAGCAAGTTTAAGCAACACTTTATATTCACAATCCAGTTAAATGTGATCATCATGTCTATTTCAATTGAAAATTCCCTTTACCAAATCGTCTCCATACAACAATTTATTCTCCATTTAAGAAATAGCAAACTGTATGAATACAGGAAATCTGCTATTTtgatggaaggagagaaggagaagggaggactTTGGGAGAAGAGTAAGAATTAAGTATCAGTGGAATAAATAGTGgtatattaaaattcatataccactgaaaccaaacaaaaatggttccagtttggggcacctgggtggctcagtcagttaagcatctgactttggttcaggtcatgatctcatggttcctgagttcaagtcctgcatcgggctctgtcctggcagctcagagcctggagcctgctttggattctgtgtctccctctctctttctgcccctcctctgtccctctctgtctctcaaaaagtaaacaataaaaacaaacaaacaaacaaacaaacaaactgggtCCAATTTAGTCACAgatatatggaaaacaaacagaagttttagCACAATTTTTAGTGCAATTGGAATCACCCACAGACCTTTGAAAACACACATGTACACTAGGCTTCACCATTCAGAGATTCTAACTGAGCAAGTCTGGGTTAAGACCTGGGCATCTTAATTTGAAAGCTGCACAGGTGTTTATGGAATCTGAAAACACCACAGTCCAGCTTGAGTTGAAAATCACAAGAATCTAATTGCTTGAAACATAAAATAAGCCAAAACAATCAGGCTCTTCTGAGAAACTCAGCagtgaaatcattatttttagaattgtttttaagtttatttattgagagagacagagagacagagacagagagagagagagagagagagagggagagtatcccaaacaggctctgcactgacagtgcagagcctgattagtggtttgaattcacaaaacatgagatcatgacctgagctgaaatcaagagtcgcaagcttaaccaactgagccacccaggtgcccctatttttaggaatttttaaaaggacaagtGGTACTAGGGGTAGTAGGTGACTGCGTGGGAGTGATGATATATATAGTACTTTCCTGCCTACAGTACTTGGAACAATTCACTGGGGACACAAAGATGAGTACGACATGTTGTTACTCTAAAGGACTCGCAGCCAATCTACAAATTTACATCAATAGTCAAGAAGACACTTACCCTCCACTTTCTTATCTGAATGAATTTAACAGTTTCCTACTGAAGATTATGTAACTTAAGGGaccaaataaaatatgtatgacaGAAATTATCTCTACTTGAACTAATACAGATATCATTTAGTATTATGTCAATATCAACTAGTCTATTTCAGAAAAGGATAATCAAGAGAGACAGACTGAAAACTAATGTTTTTATTCACaattccaaataaaaagaaaggctgCGTTCATGGATGATTAAGGGTGACTGAAAGAGACAAATATCTAGAATAGAAATCAAATCTCTTAGTTAAATTATTCTAGGACTTGAAGAAATTAGCTTTTGACATAAAATAAGACGAACAACGTcatattagaaaaatgaaaatgccttAAGAGTAAGTAGAGAATTCGCCTGGTCGAAGAAGGCAGATTTACTGTATGAATTCACTCATCTCTTACTAAGATGTGTGTTTGTAGAAATTTTAAAGGGCAGGTAAGCATCACCACGGAGAAGAGAATTAcctgaaaagcaaacattaagaaagaaaacagaccaggagcgcctgggtggctcaatcagttaaggatccaactcttgatttaggttcaggccatgatctggtGGTCTGtcagttcgagtcccgcgtcgggctctacactgacagcgtggagcttgctcggaattctctctctctgcccttcccctgtatgcactctctctctctctctcaagtaagaaaataagcattaaaaaaaaaaaaaggaaacaaacaagagTGGATTGTTCTGAAGTTGTGACAACCCTATCAGTCAAACTTTAACTTAcacaataataaaactgaaattcaaagCTCATATGAATATTCTCAAAGGTTTTAAAAACAGTATGAGTTGGGGCAACACTTAAAAGATGCAGTAATAATGCTGACAGCCATGTCTACGGTGAAATCCAATATACACCAATAAGCCCACCATGGAAAGTGACCCCACCTTCCGTATTATTACCTTGAGTGTAGGCAGCATCATCAGATCCCATACTCAACTTCCGTGCTTCACTTATTCTATCCACATGTGCTAAAGTAGGGTCCGTGAGGTGCTGAATATTCTCTGTTTCTACATAATGATCAGGATGGTTTAGAAGGTTTGTAAGTTCAAAGGTAGGGGACACCACCCCTGGTGAAACTGCAGGGGGTTTATTAGGAGAAACTGTaattttgaaagtatattttgtaTTGGGTTGAGTGACCACCACTCGAGGAGAAGTTGCGGAGTTATTGCCTATTGCTCGGCTTTTGGGAGGGTGATGGTGAATAAAGGCAGGACCCATGCTCACTTGCCCAGACATGTTCCTGGAGGCCGCAGATGCTCCGGAGTTTGTGGATATGAAGAGGGTGGGCTGATTCCTCATGATCTGTTCATCTCCTGGGGCGGCATTGGCCGAAATGTAGACCTTAGGTTGACTACGGGACATCATCTCATCAGTATTTGGGGGACTGGCAGCTATGTAAACAGTGGGCTGATTTCTATTTAAGGTCTGGCTGTTGACCGAAGAGGAACTGCTGGAGGTTCGAGGTCCAGAGGAACGCAATTTTGAAGAGCTGTTTCTTTGTGGGGGTTCAAGTTTGATTTCGATCTGGTTTTTTCGAGGTCCTGTCGAAATGTTCTGAATGTTGTATTGGCTATGGGCAGAAGACTGGGAGCTCCCAGATGAATGAATGGTCGGTGGCTGTGGAGTAGTAGGTGAACTGATGGGCATGTAGACGTGAGAGGTCTGGTGGCCTTGCTGGTTTGGCTGCTGGGCTGAGGTATGTGACATAGGATTAGATGCAGGATAAGGAGTCCAGGGGCCAGGCTGTGAAGGCTGATAGACTTGTTGAGGGTTCATAGGATTAAACTGAGATACCCAGCCAGAATGCTGTTGTGTCTGTCGAGCTGTACCACCAGGAGTCGTAATATAAGGCCTAATATAGATAGAATTTCCCTGTGGACTGTTCAGTACAGGGGGAGGTACACCATGTATGTGCAAAGATGTAGGAGTGTTACGACCAGTCTGGATGTTTGGGGCTAACGTCACCATAATGGGATTAAATCTGGGAGTCTGCTGAGAAAGGCTAGATGTTCCTTTGCTGCCTAAGTGAAATCCAAGATGCGGTGCTGAATTTGAAGCACCCGATGCACTAGACATTCCAAAAACGTTAAAGCCTTGAGGAGCTTGAGCTGGTGCTGTCTGTGGCTCCTGCTGAAATAGCTCGTTATTGGCCGGACCACCTGGAAGTTGTCCATCACTAATGCTGTGCGTCAGAGTCCTGCTTCCGTTCACTCGATGTCCTTCTCTCCCATGGTGGTAAACATTCTGCGACTGCAAGTCCAAGTTGAGAGAAGTCATGTGATTGCGTAGGCCAGAAACTCCAGAGTCATCCGAGAAGTTCAAGTCTCCTTCACCATAAAGATACCTTGTACTCTCCTGAGAGAGAACTGCACAGCAGGCATCCAGGTTGTTATtattctataaaacaaaaataaaaacagcttgaTGTTAACAACCAGAAGCTCATGCTCACATGCTCATCACTACTAAAATATTACGCGATTAACTAGCGACTAGTTAATACAATTCTAACAGATCTGTTGGAATCTTTAATTTGAGAAGAACTGTTTTTGGTGCAAAGGACGGAATTATAAAAATCCTCACTGCTAACATAATGGAAAAGCTCTCTAGCAATAGCTGACAGCAAACCAGGTCACGGTTCTGTTTTAGGagctgttttgtaaataaaatggatTCATGCAAATACAGTAAAAGTATAACCTAATTAAAAACACGATTTGAATGTTGAACAAAACATAACCACTCGAGTATTATATATTAACTAGATGTCCTGCATTCAAATGCTGTATCAATTGTTTTAAACTAATGACCTTTAAAGAAAATCACGTATGGagtgtttaaatataaaaagtccGAAAATTCACAACAAAGTCATCTCAATTCCTTACATGCTTCCTCTTAACCTGtgtaaaaaaaccccacacatatATAGGAAATGGAAGTTCCAGGGAAGCCCTAGAGTCATGGAGTTCGTATCTCTGCCTTTAGACAGTACCATACAAATCTActccacagaaatgaaaacaaaaacaaaaaagcaaccagATTATTTCCAAAGAATCCTCAAGAGACTGACCAATCATTACTCATAAATCatccataaaaatatttactgaacacccaAAATATGCACAGTAGTCTGAGCCTGTGGAAAAACTCAATGAC
This region includes:
- the TAB2 gene encoding TGF-beta-activated kinase 1 and MAP3K7-binding protein 2 isoform X2 — its product is MTSLNLDLQSQNVYHHGREGHRVNGSRTLTHSISDGQLPGGPANNELFQQEPQTAPAQAPQGFNVFGMSSASGASNSAPHLGFHLGSKGTSSLSQQTPRFNPIMVTLAPNIQTGRNTPTSLHIHGVPPPVLNSPQGNSIYIRPYITTPGGTARQTQQHSGWVSQFNPMNPQQVYQPSQPGPWTPYPASNPMSHTSAQQPNQQGHQTSHVYMPISSPTTPQPPTIHSSGSSQSSAHSQYNIQNISTGPRKNQIEIKLEPPQRNSSSKLRSSGPRTSSSSSSVNSQTLNRNQPTVYIAASPPNTDEMMSRSQPKVYISANAAPGDEQIMRNQPTLFISTNSGASAASRNMSGQVSMGPAFIHHHPPKSRAIGNNSATSPRVVVTQPNTKYTFKITVSPNKPPAVSPGVVSPTFELTNLLNHPDHYVETENIQHLTDPTLAHVDRISEARKLSMGSDDAAYTQALLVHQKARMERLQRELEIQKKKLDKLKSEVNEMENNLTRRRLKRSNSISQIPSLEEMQQLRSCNRQLQIDIDCLTKEIDLFQARGPHFNPSAIHNFYDNIGFVGPVPPKPKDQRSTIKTPKTQDTEDDEGAQWNCTACTFLNHPALIRCEQCEMPRHF
- the TAB2 gene encoding TGF-beta-activated kinase 1 and MAP3K7-binding protein 2 isoform X1, producing the protein MAQGSHQIDFQVLHDLRQKFPEVPEVVVSRCMLQNNNNLDACCAVLSQESTRYLYGEGDLNFSDDSGVSGLRNHMTSLNLDLQSQNVYHHGREGHRVNGSRTLTHSISDGQLPGGPANNELFQQEPQTAPAQAPQGFNVFGMSSASGASNSAPHLGFHLGSKGTSSLSQQTPRFNPIMVTLAPNIQTGRNTPTSLHIHGVPPPVLNSPQGNSIYIRPYITTPGGTARQTQQHSGWVSQFNPMNPQQVYQPSQPGPWTPYPASNPMSHTSAQQPNQQGHQTSHVYMPISSPTTPQPPTIHSSGSSQSSAHSQYNIQNISTGPRKNQIEIKLEPPQRNSSSKLRSSGPRTSSSSSSVNSQTLNRNQPTVYIAASPPNTDEMMSRSQPKVYISANAAPGDEQIMRNQPTLFISTNSGASAASRNMSGQVSMGPAFIHHHPPKSRAIGNNSATSPRVVVTQPNTKYTFKITVSPNKPPAVSPGVVSPTFELTNLLNHPDHYVETENIQHLTDPTLAHVDRISEARKLSMGSDDAAYTQALLVHQKARMERLQRELEIQKKKLDKLKSEVNEMENNLTRRRLKRSNSISQIPSLEEMQQLRSCNRQLQIDIDCLTKEIDLFQARGPHFNPSAIHNFYDNIGFVGPVPPKPKDQRSTIKTPKTQDTEDDEGAQWNCTACTFLNHPALIRCEQCEMPRHF